From the Lacipirellulaceae bacterium genome, the window CCTCGGTCGCTGACGCTCGGTCGGAATGACATGATGGCTAACGACTCACTGCTAACCGCTAAAAACTCAACCCATGTCGCTCCTCAGAGTTTCCGGTCTCGTTAAAAACTACGGTCGCCGTCGTGTGGTGGACGGCGTGGACTTCCATGTCGAGTCAGGCGAGATCGTCGGGCTGTTGGGACCTAATGGTGCTGGCAAAACGACCACCTTCCGCATGACCTGCGGCATGGCGGAGCCCGATGCGGGGACCGTGAAGCTGGGCGGGCAGGATGTCACCGACTGGCCGATGTATGCACGGGCTCGCGACGGTGGCATGGGCTACTTGGCGCAGGAGTCGAGCGTCTTCCGGAAACTCTCCGTGCAGAACAATCTGTTGGGCGTCATGGAGATGCTCGGCATGAATCGCAAGACCCGTCGTCAGCGGTGCGAGGAGCTGCTTGAACAGTTTGGCATCACGAAGCTCCGCAAAAGCAAAGCGATGTCGCTGTCGGGAGGCGAACGCCGTCGCCTTGAAATTGCTCGCTGTTTGGTTTCCGATCCGAAGATCATTCTCCTCGATGAGCCTTTCACTGGAATCGACCCGGTAACGATCGCTAGTATCCAGAACATCATTCGTGACTTGCGGAAACGTGGCATTTCGATCTTGATCACCGATCACCAAGTACGCGAAACGCTCGAAATCACTGATCGCAGCTACGTGATACGAGCTGGACAAGTTCTTTGCCACGGCACGCCGAATGAAGTGTTGCAGAACCCTGACGCCCGCAAGTATTACTTCGGCGAAGGCATGGACGTCGGGCTGGGCCAACCTGCTCCGAAGCTCAACACGCCGCACAGTCGCTTGGCGGCGCTACGAGGGCGGCTGACAGGCAAGAATGTGTCCGATGATGCCGCTTAGTCTGAGGCAGCTTTTTCGATAGGAACAAGGGCAGGCGAGCTGCCCATGCCACCCCTCGGTTGTTGAATGCAAGAGTTGCCTACGTTTGCGAAACTTCTAGCTGATCAGAATTCGCACGCTCGGCAACGACATCGGGAACGAAGTCTTCGATATCGACTTCGGGTTCC encodes:
- the lptB gene encoding LPS export ABC transporter ATP-binding protein, translating into MSLLRVSGLVKNYGRRRVVDGVDFHVESGEIVGLLGPNGAGKTTTFRMTCGMAEPDAGTVKLGGQDVTDWPMYARARDGGMGYLAQESSVFRKLSVQNNLLGVMEMLGMNRKTRRQRCEELLEQFGITKLRKSKAMSLSGGERRRLEIARCLVSDPKIILLDEPFTGIDPVTIASIQNIIRDLRKRGISILITDHQVRETLEITDRSYVIRAGQVLCHGTPNEVLQNPDARKYYFGEGMDVGLGQPAPKLNTPHSRLAALRGRLTGKNVSDDAA